TCTACGTTATGCCGGGTGGAAGTTGAAGAAGATATGGCACTGGTGGCGATTATCGGCAATGAACTTTCACGAGCCAAAGGATTGGGAAAAGGGATTTTTGGCGTGTTGGAACCCTTTAATATTCGCATGATAAGCTGTGGCGCAAGCAGCCATAATGTCTGCCTGCTCGTTCCGGGTAAAGATGCAGAACAGGTTATTCAGACATTGCATCAGAGTTTGTTTGAGGGATGAAAAACAAATTCAATATTATCATCGCGAGAAAAACCCGCATAAAGAGCTGTCTCTTGGTCACATATTAGAGGTCAAGAGACAGGTATGTACCGAAATGAACCGTATCACGCAAAATTCTAATGTGCCGCCAGCGCCTTAAAAAAATCCGGGTCGTCTTGGATGATCGCCAACACCTTTGCCGCCAGCCCGGTCGGGTTTCGACGCTTTTGCTCCCAACTTTTAATTGTATCAAGACTCGTGCCCAGTGCGGACGCCATCTCTGCCTGTGAAATGTTAAGCTGTGCACGAATAGCTTTTACGTCAGCAACTTCGTAGCGAGTGACACGATCTGGTGATTTAGCACCATTTTTTATGTCTACAGCTTCTTCGAGAGAAGCTTTCAATTCGTCAAAAAAAGTCATATTACACTTCACCTTTCAGTAACTTAGTCAGTTTTCTCAGTGCTATTTTCTCGGCATCCGTTAAGTTATCTTTCGTATTTTTCGGATAAGCCATCACCAAATAGATAATATCTTCGGTCGCGAGAAAATAGATCACTCTGGCACTACCGCTTTTCCCCTGTGAGCCTATCGCCATCCTGATTTTGCGCAGCCCACCTGTACCACGTATCAGATCGCCTTTATCCGGTGATTCAATAAGCTCCCGTTGCAGCTCTTTAAGCTCATCATCCGTGGCGATCTGTTTTATCTGCCGGGTGAACAGTGGGGTTTCAATAAACTCTATCGCATAACTCACTGGCAAACCTCCCTTATAACAGAGTACAATGTACTCTAATTATGATGAAATAACCAGCGCTCGTTAAAAATTAATGAAACACTCTTACGCGATATCTTTAAATTCCCACTACCAACACATCGGATGTGTTTTTACCCTCGTTATCATCCATAATAAGA
This genomic interval from Xenorhabdus doucetiae contains the following:
- the nadS gene encoding NadS family protein, producing the protein MTFFDELKASLEEAVDIKNGAKSPDRVTRYEVADVKAIRAQLNISQAEMASALGTSLDTIKSWEQKRRNPTGLAAKVLAIIQDDPDFFKALAAH
- a CDS encoding type II toxin-antitoxin system RelE/ParE family toxin; its protein translation is MSYAIEFIETPLFTRQIKQIATDDELKELQRELIESPDKGDLIRGTGGLRKIRMAIGSQGKSGSARVIYFLATEDIIYLVMAYPKNTKDNLTDAEKIALRKLTKLLKGEV